Below is a window of Deinococcus misasensis DSM 22328 DNA.
TCTATGGTCACAGCTTCATCAGCGACTACACTGGAGAAATCCATCAGGAGCTGGAAGCTGGCAAAGAGGGCATCCTGTACCTCGATCTGGACTTCAAAGCTGCACAGAAATTCCGTGCAGGCATGGGTTTTTTCAGAGACCGCAGACCCCAGCTTTACGGTCCTTTGCTGACCATGGATGGGAAAACGAAGTAACCCCATACCCCCTGTTGCTCGCTGCGCTTGCAACTGTCCCCCTGAAAGGGGGACTTTCATTTCCGTTTCCATGAAAAAGTCCCCCTTGTGAGGGGGACCGCCTTGAGCAAAGCGAAAGGCAGGGGGTTAAAAAGGCAGGGGGTTAAAGCAGTTCTTCGGCTTTGAAGAACAGGCCCAGTTCGCGTTCAGCGCTTTCAGGGCTGTCGGATCCGTGGGTGACGTTCTCGCCCACGAAGGTGGCGTAGTCACCGCGGATGGTGCCCACTTCGGCGTTGGCGGGGTTGGTGGCACCCATCATTTTGCGCCAGCCTGCAATCACACCTTCACCTTCCAGAGCGATGGCCACCACAGGACCAGAGGTGATGAAGTCCACAAGGCCGTCGAAGAAGGGTTTGCCTTTGTGCTCGCCGTAGTGCTGTTCGGCGACTTCACGGGGGATCACCATTTGTTTGAGGCCCACAATGCGGTAGCCTTTTTTGATGATGCGGGCGAGGACTTCGGCGGTCAGGGCGCGTTTGACCCCGTCGGGCTTGATCATGGCAAAAGTACGTTCCATAGCTGTATCAGCCTAACGTATAAAACAGGTCCAATCAAGTTGCGTCTGTCCTCTTGCATCTGCAGTAGACTTTAGGATTCAAATTTGTATTCTGGCAAAGGTTTCGCGTGTAGAATACCCCTATGTTGTCGATGCCAAGTAAGCAACCAACCGTGTTTGCTTCCCGTCTGGCAGGAATTCTGGCCTTGGTTGCCTTGATCGGGTTGTTCGTGTTCCCGACTGCAACGGTGGCCCGGAATTTCTCTGGTGCGGGAACGTTGTGGCTGTTCCCGAGGGGCATCATGGACCTTTCGGGTTTTCCGCCTGAGAAGCTTCCTGATCTGGCGCTGGCCAGCACCCTCAACTGGGTTCTGGCGGTTTCTTTGCTGGTCACCATTTTTGCAGCGTGGCGCAGGCAAAGCTGGCTCTGGGCTGCAGGTCTGGTGTCGTTGCTGCTGGGCATTGCCAGTGCAGGGGCATTCTCCCAGAGCCTCAACCCCCTGATTTCAGAGCTGGTGGCCAACAATGTTCCACGTCGGCGGATTCCTTACCTGACCGGGGGCATCAACCTCGGTTTGCTGTTCCCCATCCTGTCTGGTCTGACGGCTCTGGTGTGTGGCCTGACGGCTTTCCCAGCTTGGATTCAGCGCTTCGAGCGTTTCCGTGGGATCCTGATTCCCTTTGTTTCCATTCTGCTGTCCATCACGGTGGGCAGCATTGTTGTGTTGCTGGTGCAGAAAATCCCTGCCGATCCCAGCATCCCTCTGGGGTTCGCTGAGCAGTGGACCGGCAAACTGGACCTGCTGTACTTTGTGTACTCCACGCTCTTTTCGCCTCTGGCCAATGTCAATGACATGTTCCAGAGCCTGATGCTGGCGACCCCCCTGATTTTCACGGGTCTGGCGGTGGCATTTGCCTTCAGAACGGGTCTCTTCAACATCGGTGCGCCCGGTCAACTGACCATGGGTGCCATTTTTGCCATGCTGGTGGGTGTCTATGCACCTTTGCCTGCATGGCTTTTGATTCCTGCTGGGGTGCTGGCTGCTGCACTTGGAGGGGCTTTCTGGGGTTTCATTCCCGGCTGGCTCAAAGCCCGTTTTGGTTCCAGCGAAGTGATCAACACCATCATGCTGAACTATGTGGCTGCAGGCATCTTTGTTTTGATGCTGGGCAGCGACAAAATCCCCCTGTTTGGCAAAGAATACCCGATGCCGTTCAAAGCACCTGGCTTTGAAGCAAAAAGCTATCCCTTGCAGGAAGGGGCAAGGCTGGAGCCCCTTTCGAACCTGTTGGGATTGGATCAGGCCGGGGCTGCCA
It encodes the following:
- a CDS encoding ABC transporter permease, with translation MLSMPSKQPTVFASRLAGILALVALIGLFVFPTATVARNFSGAGTLWLFPRGIMDLSGFPPEKLPDLALASTLNWVLAVSLLVTIFAAWRRQSWLWAAGLVSLLLGIASAGAFSQSLNPLISELVANNVPRRRIPYLTGGINLGLLFPILSGLTALVCGLTAFPAWIQRFERFRGILIPFVSILLSITVGSIVVLLVQKIPADPSIPLGFAEQWTGKLDLLYFVYSTLFSPLANVNDMFQSLMLATPLIFTGLAVAFAFRTGLFNIGAPGQLTMGAIFAMLVGVYAPLPAWLLIPAGVLAAALGGAFWGFIPGWLKARFGSSEVINTIMLNYVAAGIFVLMLGSDKIPLFGKEYPMPFKAPGFEAKSYPLQEGARLEPLSNLLGLDQAGAAISWSPLFGIILFTLIFLLLKNRYRALIAGAAGVLVTVLLWKAFPIPLENTVGSHLNTSFFIALVCAWLFSIVMWRTTTGYELRAVGLSPKAAEYGGINVAKNTILAMTIAGGLAGLCGTHYVLGGALDEYVLKQSLPTNVGFDGITIALLGQNTPVGVVAASILFGVLDTGGLYVDQRLDALNRDIVTLLKALIVLFIAAQGFLSKKITSPPPAVLVKDLEKKEGQA
- the ndk gene encoding nucleoside-diphosphate kinase, translated to MERTFAMIKPDGVKRALTAEVLARIIKKGYRIVGLKQMVIPREVAEQHYGEHKGKPFFDGLVDFITSGPVVAIALEGEGVIAGWRKMMGATNPANAEVGTIRGDYATFVGENVTHGSDSPESAERELGLFFKAEELL